The proteins below are encoded in one region of Colletotrichum lupini chromosome 5, complete sequence:
- a CDS encoding 2-nitropropane dioxygenase has protein sequence MAISRLVSWFPHVKAPAIINAPMLGSAGAAMATEVHKAGGFGFIAAGFDFSESSAQMTDLDKALTQARTLLSLPAAGGLPLGVGFITSHETAGHFTANVLPILVRHGVAAAWLFAPHPETKPHGEIIAALRGKGTRVFVQVGNVAAAREAAADGADVIVAQGVDAGGHQFSRGCGVVALVPEVKAMLAAEFPDRDVAVVAAGGIVEGSGVAAALALGAEGVVLGTRFVATDEAMSAQLHKEVIVRTKDGGVSTWKSEFHDRLVDNKLWKEGYDGRAIVGDIHREYHALGGQTATVEESRERLRTGWSEEEGKKMIGKWAGAGVGLIDEIKPAGVVVTEVREAARKRIQELVGSI, from the exons ATGGCCATCTCGAGACTGGTATCGTGGTTCCCCCACGTCAAGGCGCCCGCCATCATCAACGCGCCGATGCTGGGGTCCGCCGGCGCCGCCATGGCAACTGAAGTCCACAAAGCCGGTGGTTTCG GTTTCATCGCCGCGGGCTTCGACTTCTCAGAGTCCTCGGCCCAGATGACGGACCTAGACAAGGCCCTGACCCAAGCCCGCACCCTCCTCTCACTCCCGGCCGCGGGGGGACTCCCGCTCGGCGTGGGCTTCATCACGTCCCACGAGACAGCCGGTCACTTCACGGCCAACGTCCTGCCCATCCTGGTCCGCCACGGCGTCGCAGCAGCCTGGCTCTTTGCCCCGCACCCAGAGACCAAACCCCACGGCGAAATCATCGCCGCCCTCCGCGGCAAGGGAACGAGAGTCTTCGTGCAGGTCGGCAACGTCGCCGCGGCGCGGGAGGCGGCCGCCGACGGCGCGGACGTCATCGTCGCGCAGGGGGTCGACGCCGGCGGGCACCAGTTTTCGCGGGGCTGCGGCGTCGTGGCGCTGGTGCCCGAGGTGAAGGCCATGCTGGCGGCCGAGTTTCCCGACCGGGACGTCGCCGTCGTCGCGGCGGGCGGGATCGTGGAGGGCAGCGGGGTGGCTGCGGCGTTGGCGCTGGGCGCTGAGGGGGTCGTGCTGGGCACGCGGTTCGTTGCGACGGACGAGGCGATGAGCGCGCAGTTGCATAAGGAGGTCATTGTGAGGACCAAGGACGGCGGGGTGAGTACGTGGAAGTCGGAGTTCCATGATCGATTGGTGGATAATAAGTTGTGGAAGGAAGGGTATGATGGGAGGGCGATTGTAGGAGATATTCATCGGGAGTATCACGCCCTCGGCGGCCAGACGGCGACGGTGGAGGAGAGCCGGGAGAGGTTGCGGACGGGGTGGAGCGAGGAGGAAGGGAAGAAGATGATTGGGAAATGGGCCGGTGCTGGGGTTGGGCTTATTGATGAGATTAAGCCGGCTGGAGTGGTCGTTACTGAGGTGAGAGAGGCTGCGAGGAAGCGGATTCAAGAGTTGGTTGGGTCGATTTGA
- a CDS encoding voltage-dependent potassium channel beta subunit encodes MSKPEDLPPMEYRFLGRSGLQVSAISLGGWLTYGGHVDSEGTFKCMKAAYDSGVNFFDTAEGYANGESEIVMGQAIKKYGWKRNDLVISTKIYWGGAFGDNVVNNKGLSRKHVIEAMDACLERLDLKYVDLVYAHRPDRQTPMEETVRAFNHLINTGKALYWGTSEWSADEIAQAWRYADKLNLVGPIMEQPSYSMLDRKKVEHEFFHLYREVGTGLTVFSPLRQGILSGKYKNGVPEDSRFGSENIGFIKDFWKRENAKKQFQDLVDKANKIEPIAEKLGIKMATLALAWVLKNKNVSSAIIGASSPEQVFENIRAIGAQEKLTNEVMKEIDEALENKPDAIIPRF; translated from the exons ATGTCCAAGCCCGAAGATCTTCCCCCTATGGAGTACCGCTTCCTGGGCCGTTCTGGTCTTCAGGTTAGTGCCATCAGCTTGGGAGGCT GGTTGACCTACGGCGGCCACGTCGACTCCG AGGGCACTTTCAAGTGCATGAAGGCTGCCTACGATTCTGGCGTCAACTTCTTCGATACGGCTGAGGGCTACGCCAACGGCGAGAGCGAGATTG TCATGGGCCAAGCCATCAAGAAGTACGGCTGGAAGCGCAATGATCTCGTCATCTCTACCAAG ATTTACTGGGGAGGTGCCTTTGGCGACAACGTTGTCAACAACAAGGGTCTGTCCCGCAAGCACGTCATCGAGGCCATGGACGCTTGCCTTGAGCGCCTCGATCTAAAATATGTCGACCTCGTCTACGCTCACCG TCCCGATCGCCAAACACCCATGGAGGAGACCGTCCGCGCCTTCAACCACCTGATCAACACTGGCAAGGCCCTTTACTGGGGAACATCCGAATGGAGCGCCGATGAGATCGCCCAGGCCTGGCGCTACGCCGACAAGCTGAACCTTGTCGGCCCCATCATGGAGCAGCCCTCGTACAGCATGCTTGACCGTAAGAAGGTCGAGCACGAGTTCTTCCACCTCTACCGCGAAGTCGGCACCGGTCTGACCGTCTTCTCCCCTCTGCGCCAGGGTATCCTTTCCGGAAAGTACAAGAACGGCGTCCCCGAGGACTCCCGCTTCGGCTCCGAGAACATTGGATTCATCAAGGACTTTTGGAAGAGAGAGAATGCAAAGAAGCAATTCCAGGACCTCGTTGACAAGGCCAACAAGATCGAGCCCATTGCTGAGAAGCTGGGTATCAAGATGGCTACCCTGGCGCTTGCCTGGGTCCTGAAGAATAAGAACGTCAGCTCTGCCATCATTGGCGCGAGTAGTCCCGAGCAGGTGTTTGAGAACATCCGGGCTATCGGTGCACAAGAGAAGTTGACGAACGAGGTTATGAAGGAGATTGACGAGGCGCTGGAGAACAAGCCCGACGCCATTATCCCGAGATTCTAG
- a CDS encoding hsp90-like protein, with protein MGVRVAIREQLAFLVVIAVLVALMILSVPVWIYVNQFVTQVEGRELALTASLKASRISAELELVQTSIITISSRILIQNSLFTFYDGNTTDGNWAQARGDLNSALSVGGLTGLLQGRIYSRNITGNGYGLLNVTGEKVPEIALPYPGANGSKNFLSDTAEGYPPALYPNITYEDLGRQNQYRNNTRAYAANAFDGVRISTNGGLLLGPLILNETTALISITVPIRYNQQQEFILGYMTLVATANSLINIRNSREGLGDTGLVLLVGPTEKSNRFNSSNAVSNSTYKPPTDALNNVPVNFVLPPNPLSGQGDRHDERSWSAGKDDDPFPMKDYPAVLASFSKQIAAPNNSSSMLSTNNEQGLPVAVGFARTNTALVNWTVVVEQAKSEADAPIETLRNIILGCVFGTAGLIIILIFPCAHLSVMPIRRLKSATEKSIQPPGYEDGYYSEFDGDETPGSGGISSRTQRSKKDGIITSIFKLVGYKPKEKPASEHDRDSTRRIFKIPGKVTDRKHFITDELTELTETFNDMSDELVKQYLSLDQKVLERTRELEISKKAAEAANESKTLFIANISHELKTPLNGILGMCAVCMEESDILRIKQSLKTLYKSGDLLLHLLEDLLSFSKNQIGQQLNLEEKEFRLADIRSQILTIFDKQVKEGRITLTVNFLGSEAIELSSSPERTSTDNRLPALGPHGTGRLKDMCLWGDQHRILQVIINLVSNSVKFTPAGGRVDVRIKCIGEVETPPANDGSRSSSFSRESRRQGRGRHRTNNSSNPSVSSRGGSTSEPVKGTALSINPMEPKSTPHIQVRERSPTPPPPGAKAFIFEFEVEDTGPGIAEHMQQKVFEPFVQGDLGLSKKFGGTGLGLSICHQLASLMGGSISLKSTVGVGTTFTMQIPLKYVKDRASSTASSSIKSRPPSVDAIEGIDSVQNAKRNSGGAPVSPPIKPAGETTAKNLLDQQPRLVGLSQPFFASNPAPKAKRNTKQQQMAAIDRAMATKANKEGKLRVLVADDNSTNIEVVSKMLKLEDVYDVTIAKDGQEAYDLVKANMDKNQGFDVIFMDIQMPNLDGLQSTKLIRKMGYKAPIVALTAFSEESNVKECMESGMDEFLSKPIRRPALKQVLKKFATIPEEPETASLSRKTTPEKPTTAKPAAANGSGPAVAPEMKEKGDAIHPVGNGAAAAPSSEQPLSEKGI; from the exons ATGGGCGTCAGGGTCGCCATTCGAGAACAGCTCGCCTTCCTTGTGGTGATTGCTGTTCTCGTTGCTTTAATGATCCTCTCCGTCCCCGTCTGGATCTACGTCAATCAGTTTGTCACCCAGGTCGAAGGGCGCGAACTCGCCCTTACTGCTTCGCTCAAGGCCTCACGCATTTCTGCCGAGCTCGAACTCGTCCAGACAAGCATCATCACCATTTCTTCCCGAATCCTGATTCAGAATTCCTTGTTCACCTTCTACGATGGAAACACCACAGACGGAAATTGGGCTCAAGCCAGAGGCGATCTCAACAGTGCGCTCAGCGTCGGCGGTCTCACGGGTCTATTGCAAGGGAGAATCTATTCGCGGAACATCACCGGCAACGGCTATGGTCTACTCAACGTTACTGGAGAAAAGGTTCCTGAAATCGCTTTGCCATATCCTGGCGCCAATGGCTCCAAAAATTTCCTTTCCGATACCGCCGAGGGCTACCCGCCAGCCCTCTACCCGAACATTACCTACGAAGATCTAGGCCGTCAGAATCAGTATAGGAACAATACTCGGGCTTATGCAGCCAACGCGTTCGACGGAGTTAGGATTTCCACAAATGGTGGTCTGCTACTTGGCCCTTTGATTCTCAATGAGACGACTGCCCTCATCTCCATAACCGTGCCGATTCGCTACAACCAACAGCAGGAATTCATTTTAGGGTACATGACGCTTGTCGCCACGGCGAATTCTCTTATCAACATCCGCAATTCTCGTGAGGGTTTAGGGGATACTGGACTGGTGCTGCTCGTCGGGCCTACTGAGAAGTCGAACAGGTTCAATTCCAGTAATGCGGTCAGCAACAGTACCTACAAACCACCTACTGACGCACTCAATAACGTGCCGGTGAACTTTGTCCTTCCACCCAACCCTCTATCTGGGCAGGGTGACCGGCACGATGAGAGAAGCTGGTCAGCGGGTAAGGACGACGACCCTTTCCCAATGAAGGATTATCCGGCAGTTCTCGCCTCCTTTAGCAAGCAGATCGCGGCACCGAACAACTCAAGCTCGATGCTTTCTACGAACAACGAACAGGGTCTTCCGGTGGCTGTGGGTTTTGCAAGAACCAACACCGCACTCGTTAACTGGACTGTGGTCGTGGAACAAGCCAAGTCAGAGGCCGACGCTCCTATTGAGACATTGCGGAATATTATTCTGGGATGCGTTTTCGGCACCGCAGGCCTCATCATAATCCTCATCTTTCCTTGCGCGCATCTTAGCGTGATGCCCATCAGGAGACTCAAGTCGGCGACGGAGAAATCGATCCAGCCACCGGGATATGAGGATGGATATTATTCCGAATTCGACGGCGACGAAACTCCTGGATCGGGTGGAATTTCATCACGAACACAACGTTCTAAAAAGGATGGCATCATCACCAGTATCTTCAAGCTGGTAGGGTACAAGCCCAAGGAGAAACCCGCCTCAGAGCACGATCGCGATTCGACCCGACGCATTTTCAAAATCCCCGGCAAGGTCACTGACCGGAAACATTTCATCACCGACGAATTGACCGAGCTGACGGAGACCTTTAACGATATGAGTGACGAGCTGGTCAAACAGTACCTTTCCCTGGATCAAAAAGTCTTGGAACGGACCCGTGAACTTGAAATCAGCAAGAAAGCTGCCGAAGCCGCCAACGAAAGCAAGACGCTCTTCATCGCAAACATTTCACACGAACTGAAGACACCCCTTAATGGTATCCTTGGCATGTGTGCCGTGTGTATGGAGGAGAGCGATATTCTCAGGATAAAGCAGTCGCTCAAGACACTTTACAAGTCAG GCGACTTGCTACTCCATTTACTCGAGGATCTCCTCAGCTTTTCCAAGAACCAGATTGGGCAACAACTGAATCTGGAAGAGAAGGAATTCCGCCTTGCCGACATTAGATCTCAAATCTTGACCATCTTTGACAAACAAGTCAAAGAAGGCCGAATTACCTTGACTGTTAACTTCCTCGGCTCTGAAGCGATCGAACTGAGCAGTAGCCCGGAAAGAACCAGCACCGACAACAGACTACCGGCTCTTGGACCGCATGGAACCGGTAGACTGAAGGATATGTGTCTATGGGGTGACCAGCATCGCATTCTCCAGGTCATCATCAACCTAGTCAGCAACAGTGTCAAGTTTACGCCAGCAGGCGGCCGGGTTGATGTCCGCATCAAGTGTATCGGCGAGGTGGAAACTCCACCAGCAAATGATGGCAGTCGGTCGTCATCGTTCTCGAGGGAATCTAGACGACAGGGCAGAGGCCGACACAGAACGAACAACAGCTCGAATCCATCTGTGAGCTCTAGGGGAGGCTCGACTTCTGAACCCGTCAAGGGCACTGCTTTAAGCATTAACCCGATGGAGCCCAAGTCAACACCTCACATTCAGGTTCGGGAGCGATCTCCTACGCCGCCACCACCTGGTGCAAAGGCCTTTATATTCGAGTTCGAAGTGGAAGACACTGGCCCGGGTATTGCTGAACACATGCAGCAGAAGGTCTTTGAACCCTTTGTTCAAGGCGACCTAGGGTTGAGCAAGAAGTTTGGCGGAACAGGCCTGGGATTGAGTATCTGCCACCAACTTGCAAGTCTGATGGGTGGATCTATTTCGCTGAAAAGCACTGTCGGGGTTGGCACGACGTTCACTATGCAAATTCCCTTGAAATATGTCAAGGACAG GGCCTCCAGCACCGCTTCTAGCAGCATCAAGTCTCGGCCTCCAAGTGTCGATGCCATCGAAGGCATCGACAGTGTTCAAAACGCGAAGCGCAACTCCGGCGGGGCCCCCGTCAGCCCACCTATCAAGCCAGCCGGAGAAACAACTGCAAAGAACCTACTTGATCAACAACCAAGACTAGTCGGCCTCAGCCAGCCTTTCTTCGCGTCGAACCCAGCGCCTAAAGCCAAGCGGAACACAAAACAGCAGCAAATGGCAGCCATCGATCGGGCAATGGCTACGAAGGCCAATAAGGAAGGAAAGCTACGGGTGCTCGTTGCGGACGACAATTCGACAAATATTGAGGTTGTCAGCAAAATGTTGAAGCTTGAGGACGTCTACGATGTCACCATCGCCAAGGACGGCCAGGAAGCGTACGACCTAGTCAAGGCGAATATGGATAAAAATCAAGGATTCGACGTAATCTTTATGGACATTCAGATGCCCAATCTCGATGGCCTGCAATCGACAAAACTCATCCGCAAGATGGGTTACAAAGCTCCCATCGTGGCATTGACCGCCTTCTCAGAAGAAAGCAACGTCAAAGAATGCATGGAGAGTGGCATGGACGAGTTCCTGAGTAAGCCCATTAGACGGCCTGCGCTGAAGCAGGTCCTCAAGAAGTTTGCGACGATTCCGGAAGAGCCCGAAACAGCGAGCTTGTCAAGGAAAACGACACCAGAGAAACCTACGACGGCAAAGCCAGCAGCTGCTAACGGCAGTGGGCCAGCAGTTGCGCCGGAGATGAAGGAGAAAGGGGATGCAATCCACCCGGTTGGGAATGGAGCCGCGGCTGCGCCCTCATCCGAACAACCCCTATCGGAGAAGGGGATATAA
- a CDS encoding zinc knuckle, giving the protein MGPHCSQSPSSDHLVFKKEGPLELHAHGPCQKATVGPNLFLSWLQILQQLLNRPSPVVKLMEAGQPVSTPPSESMTGELCHRRAICRGFTLPDPGAMTGGIELSRACCFDKQNETLTRNLNVTRVEELEAKLRVLCHEAILRCTRHLGTSGRILDRVVTNIYEVAPILNMTPRSIYDGGTKCSNDDSFRAYGCSIFKSLVEHPRSSRKTLTRSSHLIRESLTQLLQVSVLRQLVQPNCKANDSQSASLAIEGWLYNMVERILSIEVYLKVPSSEFNSATGIHDYKKPASVGFIQLRSAFNTTTSFPLYIKFHLFSMLDSSCCFSVRANIRDLDPCRLPGKFWLSEQLQTARLYIGQFSRFRPTAILRITFPEKAVWASRSFCLLPSRSAVPSFSFHTVTFSLEGFPLMSTLLFFSSEKFRLLLYITLQSCLFPSFSTLPALRLEVSLLIDLLDQSRLCQSILFRIQQISNSFSSDYNKMSDPWGTTDDAWGTGNTSAGNGIPNDDPWSNPKGGDGGDGGDGGDGGDRACFNCGQTGHSKADCTEPRKAFDGTCNACGEQGHTRRDCPSAPAMTCRTCGEEGHMRKECPNKGPDLCRNCCEEGMLFTILQYRDLGLIVTLSGHATVDCKSRRKIDFTNVADVDADKAWEEIHEAIQERDGVEAKESIQKYLKHYPEMGYVELENAFRAQEMNIYLIATERVLAPTHTNMDLQGNLDKKYTVQYRFSAQPDRQREKANWPASPEENLARLEDAGEPVSRLMQKCNNCNELGHNSKECPQEPMEKARVTIACYNCGEEGHRVRDCPTPRIDKFACKNCGQSGHKVSDCTEPRKAGDDVECNKCHEMGHFSRDCPQGGGGGRACHNCGQEGHVSRECPEPRKIKCRNCDEEGHLSKDCEKPVDITRIKCNNCGEMGHKSFKCPNPPKEDIDDFGASNNAPAQTDTGDAWGTGGGSTEDTGASGIGMVILYLALRSRHFVAVTADDKVFDGRNAQPHQSRVTVNVSMGKANQIRLSRFLMPGTSVSQYRRLLFMLHYRFTSNIDVRMKMQSPQLDKIVIGITRHENVPMSNNSVPLLAPSFSFSLLFSVLRCSALGVFSVVSSFTRVRV; this is encoded by the exons ATGGGTCCTCACTGTAGTCAGTCCCCCTCGTCCGACCATCTCGTGTTCAAAAAAGAAGGTCCATTGGAGCTCCATGCCCATGGCCCATGTCAAAAGGCCACCGTGGGGCCCAACCTATTCCTCTCGTGGTTACAGATACTGCAGCAGTTGTTGAATCGCCCATCTCCAGTGGTCAAGCTCATGGAAGCGGGGCAGCCGGTATCAACCCCGCCATCCGAGTCCATGACCGGCGAGTTGTGTCACCGGCGAGCCAT CTGTCGTGGTTTCACGCTGCCTGATCCTGGAGCTATGACGGGCGGGATCGAGCTATCCCGAGCTTGTTGCTTCGATAAGCAGAATGAGACGCTT ACGAGGAATCTCAACGTCACCCGTGTCGAGGAACTGGAAGCGAAGCTGCGGGTGCT GTGTCATGAAGCTATCTTGCGTTGCACTCGGCATCTTGGG ACCTCGGGTCGCATCCTAGACCGAGTCGTAACAAACATTTACGAGGTAGCGCCAATCTTAAACATGACTCCCCGCAGTATCTACGACGGTGGAAC GAAATGTTCCAATGATGATTCTTTCCGTGCTTATG GCTGTAGCATTTTCAAGTCTCTCGTAGAGCACCCCAGGTCATCTCGCAAAACTCTGACCCGGTCTTCCCATCTCATAAGAGAGAGCTTGACTCAGCTACTACAAGTCAGCGTACTGAG GCAATTGGTTCAACCGAACTGTAAAGCAAATGATTCTCAG AGCGCCTCACTTGCTATTGAAGGGTGGCTTTACAACATGGTCGAAAGAATCCTTTCGATTGAAGTATACCTCAAA GTGCCCTCAAGTGAGTTCAACTCAGCTACGGGCATTCACGACTACAAGAAACCCGCATC AGTTGGCTTCATTCAACTACGATCAGCTTTCAACACAACCACTTCATTTCCGCTTTACA TCAAGTTCCATCTCTTTTCGATGTTGGATTCATCTTGCTGTTTCTCTGTCCGAGCAAATATTCGCGATTTGGATCCATGCCGACTTCCTGGCAAGTTTTGGCTGTCCGAGCAGCTTCAGACAGCGAGGCTCTACATCGGTCAATTCTCGCGGTTTCGGCCTACGGCAATTCTGAGAATCACTTTTCCAGAAAAGGCAGTATGGGCCTCGCGCTCCTTCTGCTTGTTGCCTAGTCGCTCAGCTGTTCCTTCCTTCTCCTTCCATACTGTCACGTTTTCTCTGGAGGGGTTTCCACTCATGTCaacacttctttttttttcttctgaAAAATTCAGATTATTGCTTTACATTACTCTACAATCCTGCCTGTTCCCTTCTTTTTCCACTCTCCCTGCGCTTCGTCTAGAAGTGTCTCTTTTGATTGACTTGTTGGACCAGTCCAGACTCTGTCAATCAATTCTCTTCAGGATTCAGCAAATCAGCAATTCTTTCTCGAGCGATTACAACAAGATGTCTGATCCTTGGGGCACCACTGACGATGCTTGGGGCACTGGCAATACCTCCGCTGGCAATGGCATCCCCAACGATGACCCCTGGAGCAACCCCAAGGGCGGTGATGGCGGTGATGGCGGTGACGGCGGCGATGGAGGCGACCGTGCCTGCTTCAACTGCGGCCAGACTGG TCACAGCAAGGCTGATTGCACCGAGCCTCGCAAGGCTTTCGATGGCACTTGCAACGCCTGCGGTGAGCAGGGCCACACTCGCCGCGATTGTCCCTCCGCTCCTGCCATGACCTGTCGCACCTGCGGCGAGGAGGGTCACATGCGCAAGGAGTGCCCCAACAAGGGTCCTGATCTTTGCCGCAACTGTTGTGAGGAGGGTATGTTGTTCACTATCTTGCAATATCGAGACTTGGGACTAATAGTTACTTTATCAGGCCACGCGACCGTTGATTGCAAGAGCCGTCGCAAGATCGACTTCACGAATGTTGCGGATGTCGATGCTGACAAGGCCTGGGAGGAGATCCACGAGGCTATCCAGGAGCGCGACGGCGTTGAAGCCAAGGAGTCCATCCAGAAGTACCTCAAGCACTACCCTGAGATGGGATATGTCGAGCTGGAGAATGCTTTCCGCGCCCAGGAGATGAACATCTACCTCATCGCCACCGAGCGTGTCTTGGCTCCCACCCACACCAATATGGATCTCCAGGGTAACTTGGACAAGAAGTACACTGTCCAGTACCGCTTTTCTGCGCAGCCTGACCGCCAGCGCGAGAAGGCTAACTGGCCTGCCTCCCCCGAGGAGAACCTGGCCCGCCTTGAAGATGCTGGAGAGCCCGTTTCCCGTCTTATGCAGAAGTGCAACAACTGTAACGAGCTTGGCCACAACTCCAAGGAGTGCCCTCAAGAACCCATGGAGAAGGCCCGCGTGACCATCGCCTGCTACAACTGCGGCGAAGAGGGTCATCGTGTTCGCGATT GTCCTACTCCTCGCATTGACAAGTTCGCTTGCAAGAACTGCGG CCAGTCTGGTCACAAGGTCTCCGATTGCACTGAGCCTCGCAAGGCTGGCGATGACGTGGAGTGCAACAAGTGCCACGAGA TGGGCCACTTCTCTCGAGACTGCCCTCAGGGTGGTGGCGGTGGTCGTGCATGCCACAACTGCGGCCAGGAGGGCCACGTCTCCCGGGAGTGTCCTGAGCCTCGCAAGATCAAGTGCCGCAACTGCGATGAGGAGGGTCATCTCTCCAAGGATTGCGAGAAGCCCGTTGACA TCACCCGCATCAAGTGCAACAACTGCGGCGAGATGGGCCACAAGAGTTTCAAGTGCCCCAACCCTCCCAAGGAGGACATTGATGACTTCGGCGCCTCCAACAACGCCCCCGCCCAGACCGATACTGGTGACGCTTGGGGGACCGGCGGTGGCTCTACCGAGGACACTGGCGCTAGCG GGATTGGTATGGTGATTCTCTATTTGGCGTTGAGGTCACGGCATTTCGTCGCTGTCACGGCAGACGACAAGGTTTTCGATGGAAGGAACG CACAACCACATCAATCTCGTGTGACTGTAAATGTCTCTATGGGCAAGGCTAATCAGATCCGATTGAGCAGGTTTCTCATGCCTGGCACCAGTGTCTCCCAGTATCGAAGGTTGTTATTCATGTTGCATTATAGATTCACATCAAATATTGACGTCCGCATGAAGATGCAATCACCGCAACTTGA CAAGATAGTCATCGGCATTACTCGACATGAAAATGTACCCATGTCCAACAACTCTGTCCCTCTTCTCGCTCCGAgtttctctttctctctcctcTTCTCTGTGCTGCGCTGCTCTGCTCTTGGTGTCTTTTCCGTCGTGTCTTCTTTCACCCGCGTGCGTGTTTAG